The genomic DNA CAGTGCAACACCACTTCTTCCACAAGCTCACCAAATCTTCCACCTACCTCAAGTCCTATTTTTTTCATTACTTCTCTCTCTAAAGCCACCAGTTGTTCCATCTTTCTTTTTTGTTGGAATCTTGAAGGTTTAAATCCACAAAAACAACACAAGATGAAGCTTTTGATACTACGTGTATGTGCATCCATTAACATCTGTCTCCTTTGTTTACCATTCGAATCATTCTGCGCGGATAGACAATATGAGGAGTGCAACAAGCTCAGGTCCTGTGGAAACCAAACCATACGATTCCCATTTTATACtgaaaaaatttcagaaaattgtGGGTACCCGGGATTTGAACTTACCTGCTTAAACAATGAAGTCTTATCACTTGACATATCCGGAAACCATTTGAGAATTACTGAAGTATTCTACGCAAACAATTCTTTCCGTGTATCTAATCTTTTGATTTCAAGAAGAAGTGCCTGCAGACTTTCCAAAATTCGCAACTTAAGCTTGCCTAGTGATGATCGGTTTCAGCTTCTCACGACTTCATATCTACTTTTGTTATCAAATTGTACCCCGAACTCTGAACAGATGTTTTCCAAGTATAAACTTAATTGTGGTCAGACAGAAATTGACGCAGATTGGGTTCTGGCCATGAAGACAAATGATATAAACTTAAGTAACGCAACTGAAGCGTGCCAATCTTTAGTAGTGGCACCAGTACGTGAGTATACTGAAGATGATGATGACACTGATTATCTGAAGTTGATTAGGAATGGATTTGATCTGAAGTGGATTGCCCCCAATTGCAGCGACTGTGAGGCTAGTGGTGGGTACTGCGGATACGAAGGTGAGCCTGACAATAAATTCACGTGTTTCTGCTCCGATAGACCACACTCTGATAGTTGTGGTAAGAGTCTATATCATCCTGCTCTTGCATAGCTTTTGTGATTTTTATTTTCCATTTTCGTATCTTCTTAATAGAAGGCATTCTTGAGTCATACCAATGTTCATGAGTAAATTATACATAACCTTCTCTTTTGTTTCAAGAAATACTCAAATACATAAATCTCCAGATTCATCGCATCTTAAACAGAGGTGCGCGAGGACACTTTTACCATGTTGATTAGCAACTCTGTCGAAATCTCATGGTCTTAGGAAATTAGCTGAACATGTATATCGTGCTTACGTTACAGCATGCAGCTTTTGACAGTTTCCACAATTTTTTCTTAAGCCAGCAACTAGTTAGTAAAAATTGGTCCGGGCATAAAATAATTACAGTAAAAATTGGTTGCTGTCACTCTCAAATTTAACAGCAATAGATAAATTAGACATCATAGACGGCTTTAACAGCGACGACTAATTAGTTAATGACTCCATTTGAATGTTTGATCGAGGATGCCCATCAACGGAGAAATTGGGGTACAATATGGTGCTGATTTTGCAATACAAGTCGAAGTTTTCAAAATGAAAACGTTCTTTCAACATCATACTAACATTTTATTCTAACCAATTTTCAGCTCCATCAAAAGGCAAACATGGAGGTCCATTAAAAGACAAACTTGGCGTGAAAGTGGGAATAGGTAACCAAAATAGTAAATAAAGCTACACTTATATTTGCAGACAAATAGAAGAGGTCATGTATGCTACATATATTGCACGCATGTAAAAATTTCAAGGGAGTTTGATATCTAACATGATTTTAATGGCAGCGGGCACTTTGGCTGCTGGGCTGCTGATTACAGCAGTTCTGTTATTTTGTTTCTGGAGTAAGTGCTCATCAATAAAATATCTGATATTATCAAAAAGTGTAAGAGATGACCGTGAAAAGGTTGAAGCTTTCCTGAAGTTGCATGGAAATCACACTCCTAAAAGATTTAGATATAAGGATATTAAGAAAATGACGCAGTCTTTCAAATCCAAGCTAGGCCAAGGAGGTTATGGTGGTGTTTACAAAGGCAACTTACCAGATAACAGTGCTGTGGCGGTGAAGATTCTGAATACCTCAAAAAGCAATGGAGAAGAATTTCTCAATGAGGTTGCAAGCATTAGCAGGACCTCTCATGTCAATATTGTCAGTCTCATAGGTTTTTGTTTTGAGGGTTCTAAAAGAGCTTTGGTCTACGAGTATATGCCTAATGGATCTTTGGAAAAGTTTATATCAAACGGGAAATCCTCATCAGTGCAACTGGGATGGCACACACTAAGTGAAATTGCACTTGGAATTGCTAGAGGGTTAGAGTACTTGCATCGAGGTTGCAGCATACGAATTTTGCACTTTGACATTAAACCTCATAACATTCTTTTAGATGAAGAGTTTTGCCCAAAAATATCAGACTTTGGGCTTGCCAAATTATGTTTAGGAAAAGAGAGTATCATATCAATGCAACACATGAGAGGAACACCAGGGTACATTGCACCAGAAGTATTTTCAAGAAACTTTGGAGGGGTATCTCACAAGTCTGATGTATATAGTTATGGAATGATGATCTTAGAAATGGTTGGAGCCAAAACCAATACACAGGAAGAAATTAATAACTGTAGCAGTGAAAAGTACTTCCCCAATTGGATATATGATCGCCTTGAGCTGAATGCTGATCAAATGGGGCTAGATGACATCTCCAATGAGGTAGAAAACCAAAGTACAAAAAAATTGCTGATAGTTGGGTTGTGGTGCATCCAAACTCATCCTTCAGAAAGACCATCTATGAAGGGGGTATTAGAAATGTTAGAAGGGAATGTGGAGTCCCTGAAAATCCCAACCAGGCCCTTCTTAGAGTCCACAATAGAGCCTCTAGATACTATTTCAACGACATAGTTAAGGACTTAAAAGGTAACAAATCCCCAGTTTTGTTAATAACAATATTGTGGAAATACTTGTAATAGGACTGAAGGATTTCATAAGCTGGCTATAGCACATCGATTGCAGTTAGCGGGTCTgatcatccttccccttcagaATGTACACTTCCATATGTGTCATGTATTCAAACTTTATTTTATCTACCAAGCTAAAGGAAAGAACTGTAACTTCACCAGTTCAGATCTAAAAATTGCTCCTAAACGAAGTCCTACTTAGCGCAAATATTTTGTTTTCGAGAATCATCTCTTGTTTTAATGACTCAAGATGAAGAAGCATAAGTTTAAGTTCTTCGTTCTGAGACTGAAACTTACATTGGCACTAGTCAATTTGGCAATTACATATCACCTTATGTTGATTTCGATTCTTCCATTAGGCACTGTAGTCTGCAGATACTCATAGATACTCATAGGATTTCATAAGCTGGCTATAGCACATCGATTGCAGTTAGTGGGTCTGATCATCCCTCCCCTGCAGAATGTACACTTTTATAATGTAAGCTTAACTGTCTATCTACCAAGCTAAATGAAAGAACTGTCACTTTACCAGTTCAGATCTAAAAATGGCTCCTAAATAAAGTCCTACTTAGCGCATAATTCTTGTTTTCAGATCATCTCTTGTTTTAATGACTCAAGATGAGTAGACAGCAAAAAAGATGTTATTAGCAGAAACAAGCTTAACAACCTTAAAATCATCAGCAATCGAATTAAAACCAAAGCCTAAAACCACTCTCTGCTGATCATCACCACGTATATTACCGTCAGGAATAAGTTTTGACATCTTAATAGCAGGATTCCAAAGGTAAATGTCAAATATACTATGATAACTGCAGCGAACACAGACAATACCGCAAGCAGAACCAACAAGACATACTAAAGAGGGAGGCATATACGGAAACTCATCTTGAGGAAAAGGAAAGTCCAGATCAGCAACAAGTTGACCAGAATCGAGGTTCACCAGTGACATTGTGGTGTCCGAGTCATCGCCTTGAGTGTAGGTGTGAGCGATGCAAGATCGATCATCAGATGTTTCATTTGAGAATGCGAGTTGTGATTTGACAAAACGAGGGTCTGAGAGAATTGAGAGCCAGGATTTACAAACTGATTTGCATCGAAGTAAATCATTGACAGACAGGGGTAGGAGAATTTTGGATACTATATCATCAGGAATGTCTTTAAGCAGTTTCGATGCACTCATTTTTCGACTTGGCTTGCCTCAGGATTAGTGAGTACTTGCTGTCTCCAGGACACttttttaaattgaattggtttTATGTAGGGAATGGGTTGCCTTTACACTTCACCTGTAATGGCTATATGTAGAAAGTAGgtgtaaaaaaaaattctgcaTGGTTTTTGTATCACTATCTTATCCTATCCAATTAATTAATCTTCAGTACACCTATATTGACGCACCATGTTTTAATGTTATCAGCAATTTTTAAAGAATATTACACGTCCAATATCTTGAGTCTGGGATGGTGGGATTTGAGTCAGATTCAGGAAGCAAGCAAGCCAGTGTACTTGCTGTGCAGTGTTCATTGCCCTCGGCTTCTCCTCCCCTATAATGAATTGCTTTTGGGTGAGGAACTGAATGGCTTTAGGGTTTTAAAGAAATAAGATATCAAAAGTGTGAATAAAAATTATCTATAAAGAGATGTAACCCTAACATATTGATTATTGATAGGGTACATAATACTGAAACTCAGAAGACTAAAGAACGGTACAGACCCACAAAGTGTCATGACGATCCAAAGTGTTTCGGACAATCCGGACTATACAATGGATCCGGATGTCACCAAGCCTTTTGCATAATCATTCAATATGCGTAGCATGTCTATCTTAGTACTGCCTTGAAAATTAGTTACACTACTTACTCTGTCTAAATCGCTCTGAGTGCTATAATTATCTCGTTCAATTTCGATCCAATACTAGAGGAAACAACCACCAAACAAGACGAAAAAAAAACGAAATAGAGAAAAGAAGGTTAAGGATAGCCTAAATGAAACTGAATATGAAGAACTAGAAACTAACATAACGGATAACTCTATAGTTACAAATGTCAAGGACTGCTTCACTCTTACTTCTCGAGTTTCCCTTTTCTAAAGGAAAACAGTGACAGAGTAGATGAAAGCTGTTTTCTCAGCCTTAACGACTCTTTCCACAGAACATTGCATTTAGGTGGTCTAGGAGAAGGGTCATCATCAAGAAACCAACTTTTTTACTCTCCACTTGGTTGATTTCTTCGGCTTTCGCTGCCTCTTCTAATTTCTGCTCTGCCTTGGGACTTATCTTTTTGGGTTTCTCAGACTGTTGAGTTTGCCAAAATGGAAGTAATTTTCCATCAAAAAATAGCTCATCAGCAGATAGCATTGTTTGGTTATCACTCGAGAGAAACTCGAATTCCACGTTACGTGTTTTTTCTTTCCCTTTGACTACAGCGAAATTTAGATTTATAGAGatgaaatcatcatcatcatcatcaagcGAATCAATGGAAAAGGAAATCCGGGGACTTGAAATCGGGTTGATAGATTTAAAGGTCGGGTTGAGTTTTAGCATTTACGcctattttgttggttttgatTAAGACAGAAGAGACAGAGCTACAGAGATTCTGCTAAGATAACATTATATTTATAGATTAGTGATAATAATATTGATTAATAAAGATCAATTAAAAAAGATAAAGAAGCTTTGATTGTCTACCATTCTTTATAGATTAAAAGAGATCATAGATAATATAACATGGAAAAAGTCCTAAGCATGTGATCACATGCATGAGCTATTCTAGCCATGTCGCAACCCTAAAACACATCACGGTGACCGTGTCACTCTTTTAAATTTTAACATCTTGCTGATATATTCTTC from Apium graveolens cultivar Ventura chromosome 5, ASM990537v1, whole genome shotgun sequence includes the following:
- the LOC141661091 gene encoding LEAF RUST 10 DISEASE-RESISTANCE LOCUS RECEPTOR-LIKE PROTEIN KINASE-like 1.2 — protein: MKLLILRVCASINICLLCLPFESFCADRQYEECNKLRSCGNQTIRFPFYTEKISENCGYPGFELTCLNNEVLSLDISGNHLRITEVFYANNSFRVSNLLISRRSACRLSKIRNLSLPSDDRFQLLTTSYLLLLSNCTPNSEQMFSKYKLNCGQTEIDADWVLAMKTNDINLSNATEACQSLVVAPVREYTEDDDDTDYLKLIRNGFDLKWIAPNCSDCEASGGYCGYEGEPDNKFTCFCSDRPHSDSCGKSLYHPALA
- the LOC141661945 gene encoding PR5-like receptor kinase, producing the protein MILMAAGTLAAGLLITAVLLFCFWSKCSSIKYLILSKSVRDDREKVEAFLKLHGNHTPKRFRYKDIKKMTQSFKSKLGQGGYGGVYKGNLPDNSAVAVKILNTSKSNGEEFLNEVASISRTSHVNIVSLIGFCFEGSKRALVYEYMPNGSLEKFISNGKSSSVQLGWHTLSEIALGIARGLEYLHRGCSIRILHFDIKPHNILLDEEFCPKISDFGLAKLCLGKESIISMQHMRGTPGYIAPEVFSRNFGGVSHKSDVYSYGMMILEMVGAKTNTQEEINNCSSEKYFPNWIYDRLELNADQMGLDDISNEVENQSTKKLLIVGLWCIQTHPSERPSMKGVLEMLEGNVESLKIPTRPFLESTIEPLDTISTT
- the LOC141661946 gene encoding putative F-box protein At3g16210, which codes for MSASKLLKDIPDDIVSKILLPLSVNDLLRCKSVCKSWLSILSDPRFVKSQLAFSNETSDDRSCIAHTYTQGDDSDTTMSLVNLDSGQLVADLDFPFPQDEFPYMPPSLVCLVGSACGIVCVRCSYHSIFDIYLWNPAIKMSKLIPDGNIRGDDQQRVVLGFGFNSIADDFKGRDDQTH